The nucleotide sequence TTTCACGAGTTTTGTGTAACTCAGTTGCTTTTTTAGAGGTTTCTGCTTGTTGTTTTGCAACTAACTCTTGTTGTTCTTTAAGGTCGAAATCTGCGCTTTCAGTTTTAGAAACAGCCTTCTCTAAACGCTCTTGAATACTCATCAACTCTTCAACAGTTGTTACTTTGTGCTTTTGCTGAAGTGAGTAGATTTTATTGAGTTGCTTAGATATTTCCTCTAAATTTTCTGGGTCTGTTTCTATGTTTTCATCAATGTCTGCTACATCTCTACTCAAATCTTCTAAATCTAAGAAAGCCGAGTCAATGCGTTCGTACAATTCACGGTATTGCTGTTTGTATTCTGTAAGATTTGAAAAAGCGCGACGCAGTTCACGCAAATTATTTAAAATACCTATGTTCTCATCGTTGAGCAAATATAAACTTTCAGCTACATTTTCTTTTATCTCTTCGATGTTGGAGGCTTCTTCATAGCTTTCTTCTAATTCCTCCAAAATGCCTTCTCCTAAAGTAACCGATTTCAGTTCTTTGAGTTGGTGCAGATTGTAATCGTATTCTTTATTAGCTGTCTGTTGGAAATCTATGAGCTCTTGTAGTTTCTTTTGTTCGTTTTTAAGTAGTACTAAAAGGCGTTGGTATTCCTCTAACAAAGATTTATTTTCAGCCATTGCATCTATAATCTCAAACTGAAAAGCTGATTCGCTTAGAGAAAGAGTTTGATGCTGAGAATGAATATCTACGAGTACTTCACCTAAACGTGAAAGCACGTCTAATGTTACAGGAGAATCATTCACGAAAGCTCGAGATTTTCCCGAAGGAAGAATTTCACGACGTATAATAGTTTGAGGGTCATAATCTATTTCCAGCTCATTGAAGAGAGATTGAAATTCATAATTTTGTAAAGAAAATTCGGCTTCAATTACACATTTTTCATCTTTATTCCTCAAAGCAGACATATCGGCACGTTTCCCCAATACTAAGGAAAGAGCGTCAAGCATTATAGATTTTCCTGAACCTGTTTCGCCTGTGATAATAATAAAGCCTTTAGGGAAGTCAACTTTTAGGTCATCAATTAATGCATAATTTTTTATAGATAGAGTGTTGAGCATATTCCTTATTTTATTTCATTCCACTTAGTTACTTGGGTGGGAGCTAATTTCATTAAGGCTTCTTTTAGCATTTTGGTATTAAAAATCATTCCACCTGAGTAAATAGAGGCAATTTCATCAGTTTTTGCATTAAAAAACAATATCATTGCATAGGAGCTCAACCGTAGGCTCGGTATTTTTTCAAGTAAAATAATAGCATTCTGGATAGCTTCTTTTCCGCCTTTCTCATCGGTGCTCATTATATCTAAGCCCAAACGATGGTATTGGTATAAAGCTTTGTGATAATCAGTGTAATTTTCTGAAATGAGCTCATTTATTAACAAGAATCGGTTGTTTTTACCATTATCTGCCCAACCTGTATAACTACTGTTTTGTGCTATATTAGCAATTTGTTGTGCCTTTAAGAAATAAGGTCTCCCTGCATTTTCAGCAAACGTATCAGCATCGAACCCTAATAGCAAATAGGCATAGTAAGCTATTACCGAAGTGAGGTTCGACTCAAAGGCATTTTCATTGAAGGTAAGAGGAGCAAACTCTTGATAGTCAAAAGCTACTTCTTTATCTTGCAAGTTAAATACAGGAGATTGATAAGCTGAATTGTATACAGGACGAGAAGATTGCACCAAAAGACTTGCTTCATAATGCGAATTTTCAAACTTATTAATCACCAGAGTAAAACTACAACGGATACGTTCGTTTTCGCGCACTTTTAAATCTGTCCAACGGGTTTGATTGATAAATTCTTGCAAAGATTTTTCTAAGGTCTTAAAGACTGAGCGATTACTTAAATTTACCTGTTGTGTATTGACCGTTACCACGGCATTCAACTCTTGTGAGAAAGAAAATGAGCTGGCAATTAGGGCTAAAAAGAGTGTTATTTTTCTCATAATAATATGTGTCATATAATTATTTCCTATCTTCCCATTCTAATTAATACGGTATCTCTTCCGTAATTTCAAGACCGTAGCCTGACATTCCTACGTAATTAGACGCATTTTTAGAGTTGGTAAGTAATCGAAGTTTCCTAATACCTAAATCGTTGAGTATTTGAGCTCCCATCCCAATATCTTTGGTATCTTTACCTACTTGAGGAAGAGGGTGCCCTGTTTGGTGTTCTTTGATTTCGGTAATGTGCTGTAATAACGTTTTCGAATAACCTTCTTTATTAATTACTATCACAGCTCCTTTGCCTTCCTCATTAATTTTTCTGAAAATGCGTTCAAGAGGGTTGTCCTTATCTCCTGCTATAACTTCCAGAATATCATTACTGATAAATGATGAATGAACGCGCGTAAGCACAGGTTCATCTGCTTTCCAAGTGCCTTGTGTAAAGGCTAAGTGTATTTGCTTGTTAGTAGTTTGTTCATAGGCGCGCAAGCGGAATTCTCCATAAGGGGTTTGCAACAAGAAATCTTCTTTCTTTATCACAAGTGTGTCTTTGCGCATACGATAAGCAATAAGGTCTTCAATAGAAATGATTTTAAGGTCGAATTTCTTAGCTACTTCCACCAACTGAGGTAATCGTGCCATCGTACCATCTTCATTTAAGATTTCTACTAAAATACCGGCAGGTTTTAGTCCCGCAATACGAGTGAGGTCAATAGTTGCTTCTGTGTGTCCTGTACGGCGAAGTACTCCGCCTTCTTTAGCGCGTAAAGGGAATATATGTCCAGGACGCCCTAAGTCGAAAGGAGTGGTCTTTGGGTCTACTAATGCTTGAATAGTTTTAGCTCGGTCGAAAGCTGAAATACCGGTAGTACAACCCTGACCTTTTAAATCTACTGAAACAGTAAACTGAGTCTCGTGTAGTACGGTGTTGTTTTGCACCATCATCGGAAGATCAAGCTCAGCACAGCGTTTTTCAGTAAGAGGAGTACAGACTAACCCTCGACCGTTGGTAATCATAAAATTAATCATCTCAGGAGTTACCTTTTCAGCAGCAGCAATAAAATCGCCTTCATTTTCGCGATTTTCATCATCTACTACAATAACGACCTTTCCTTTTTTTATATCTTCAACAGCTTCTTCAATGCTGTTTAGTTTAATATTATTCATCTTTATCAATTGATTTATACAAAATGAACACGAGTGATACACTCGTGTTAAAATTATAAATAGTTATTAATCTTCGTTCAACTTAAAAATTAACTGTAATACGAGCAATTTTGGCACTTTCCTCAATATCTCCTTCTGAGATATTATCGGTAAGGTCAAAAGCTGTTTTAAGAGCCGATTTGTCAAAAGTAAAGTAGTAATTCTTTCCTTTTGGAGTAACCATTACGCTACTGATAGAGGGCTCAATTTCTAAATCGGGGTATTTGCTCTTTACGTCTTTAAAAGTACTCTGTAACGAAATCCCTTTTTCGGTAGCGTATTTATCGCACAATATCAATACGCTTTCCACTATTTTATCCCCCTTATCATTGGTGGTGGGAGTGATTTCAAGAAGCTCTTTACCTTCTTTGTCTAAAATAGTAATGCGCTCTGCACTTGCATAACGCAACTCTCCTTCCATAGTCGAGTTTACTATGGAGTCCTTAGCAAAGATAGAATCCAACTTTTGTATGGGAGTGTCTTTTTGGAGGACTCCTACACTGTTACTAGTGATGAGGAACTCATTCTTTTTATTGTTACACGCCACAATAGTTAAAAGAACAGTAATGATAATAAAGTATTTTTTCATTATTTCTTGATGATTTTATTTAATATTCCTAAAACACCTCTCACGAACGACGCACTTGTAACCATTTTTATCAAAGGATTAGTACCCGAACGCTTAGTAGTGGTTTTTTGTGTACTGGGCTTAGGAGCAGAAGCTTTTTCGGCTTCCTTAGCTTCTTTTTGCTTCTCTTCCTCTTTTCGCACGTCCTCTATTTTCTTATTCAAGATTTCATAAGCGCTTTCACGGTCGATAACTTCGTTGTATTTGCGCACTAACTCCGAACGCCCTACCAACGCTTCAATTTCACTATCACTAAGGATATCCATTCTACTCATCGGTGCGCGCATCATTGTGTCTACCAATGGAGTAGGTATTCCTTTTTCGTTCAGTACTGTTACCAGTGCTTCTCCTGTTCCTAAGGAAGTAAGCGTATCGGTAGTGTCGTAAAATTCTGATGAAGGATAGTTCTCTGCAATCAGCTTAATGGCTTTACGGTCTTTAGCAGTAAAAGCACGCAGAGCGTGTTGTACCTTCATACCCAACTGAGAAAGTATCGCATCGGGGATATCGGTAGGGTTTTGAGTACAGAAAATAAGTCCCACACCTTTTGAACGTATGAGCTTTACAATGTTCTCTAATTGGTTGAGAAGCGTTTTGGAAGCCTCATTGAAAATAAGGTGCGCTTCGTCGATAAAGATAACCAACTTAGGTTTCGACATATCGCCTTCTTCGGGGAAAGTAGTGTAAATTTCAGCCAAAAGACTCAACATAAAGGTCGAGAACATCTTAGGACGGTCTTGAATGTCTGTAAGGCGAATGATGTTTACATAACCTTCGCCCTGTGCATTGGTTCTCATTAAGTCAGCTGGTTCAAAACTGCGCTCGCCGAAAAAAAGTTCAGCACCTTGATGCTCTAATTCCACAATTTTACGCAAGATAGCACTTGTTGAGGACTTAGAAACCGCTCCGTACTCTTTCTCGAAGTCGGTCTTTCCTTCATCAGTGGCATATTGAAGTATTTTCTTTAAATCTTTTAGGTCTAACAAGGGTAGTGCGTGGTCATCGCAGTATTTGAAAACCACTGCCAAAACACCTTCTTGCACATCGCTTAGGTCTAAAATGCGTGAAAGTAGCACAGAGCCAAATTCTGATACAGTAGCACGCATACGCACACCTTTTTGCTCCGAAATGGTCAGTAGTTCGGTGGGGAATGCCTGTGGTTGAAAGTCTAAGCCTATCTTACCTAAACGTTCTAAGATAAAAGGCTTTACTTCACCAGATTCAGCAATACCACTGAGGTCGCCTTTTAAGTCCATTAGCAATACAGGAACACCTTTTTTAGAAAGGTTTTCGGCGATAACTTGCAGAGTTTTAGTTTTACCTGTACCCGTAGCTCCTGCGATAAGCCCGTGGCGGTTAAGTGTTTTTAAAGGTAAATTTACCAATACGTTTTCAATAGGTTGCCCTTCGTAGATAGCCCCTCCTAAGGTAATGTAATCACCTTTAAACGAGTATCCAGCGAGCATTGTTTCTTTAAAAGAATCTATTTTAGCCATTTGTTATTAGTTTTAAGCTGTTAGTAGTGTTTTACTTATTCGATAGGTAGTTGGCATTTTCAAGGCACAAAGGTAGAAAAAAAAGTTGAAAACCCAAAATTTATTAGGTAACAAATTTATTTTTAGTGCAATAAAAGGGTTTGTTAATAACCTTATGAAACTTACAGACTAAGAGCAAACAACGGTCTTTCCTTTCGTTTTACGTCGCTTTATTTCCCTCAAAACTACGGTTTTTCATTAACTCTTAACTCCTCATTTTTAATCATTTACATAGCTATTGTATACCAATCTTCCAAGATTCGTATAAGCTTCCTATAAGCTTCCTATAAGCTAAACATACCCTCCTAATAACCTTTTTTCACCAAAATCCCCTTCAACCATCTTCCGAACCTCTCCGTTATCTTCCGTTTCTTCGTGACCCTATCACTAAGCCATCAATCTCCATTTGCTAATTTACTAATTTTTCACATTTGCTAATTCATTTTTTTTGCATACCTTTGCACTTGTAAGTAGACCGTAAGTTATGCAAATACCTAACACTTTTAACCTTAAAGTTCAAGCTGAAAAATATATTCCTATCCATAGTGAAAAGGAACTCATCAGTGCGTTACAAGAGTATCACAATCCATTTGTTTTAGGGGGTGGAAGCAATATGCTTCTCACTAAAAATATTACGCAACCTGTGTTTCACATTTTGCTTAAAGGCATTAGCACTGTAAAAGAAACTGATGAATACATATGGCTTAAAGCACAAGCAGGAGAGAATTGGCACCAATTTGTGCGTTATACTTTACAACAGGGCTATGGTGGACTTGAAAATCTTTCGCTGATCTACGGCAATGTAGGTACTACTCCTGTACAGAACATAGGGGCTTATGGGGTGGAAATAAAAGATGTGATGGAGAGTTGTGAGACTATTGAGATTCATACACTGCAAAAACGCATATTTACAAATGCAGAATGTGCTTTTGCTTATCGAGAATCTATTTTTAAGGGGAAAGAGAAGGGCAATTACATCATTACTTCGGTTACTTTTAAACTTACTAAAAAGAACCACCAATTGCATACGCAATACGGAGCTATTCAGCAAGTCCTTTCAGAGCGAGGAATTACTAAACCTACCCCCGAAGAGTTGTCCGATGCGATTATAACCATTCGCGAAAGTAAATTGCCTAACCCTAATGTTTTGGGTAATTGTGGCAGTTTCTTTAAAAACCCAATTGTTCTAAAAACTGATTACGAAAAGCTACAACAGCAATATCCTGAAATTCCTTGTTATCCAGTGAATGAAACCGAAGTGAAAGTGCCAGCAGGTTGGCTTATAGATCGCTCAGGACTCAAAGGTTATCGGAAAGGAGATGCAGGAGTGCACAAGCATCAAGCATTGGTATTGGTGAATTATGGTGAAGCTACGGGTGAGGAAATTTTAGCGGTGGCTAATTACGTAAAAACTCAAGTGCGAGAAAAGTTTGGTATTGCCTTAGAGTTTGAAGTGAATATATTTTAATGAACGTACTTCATTTACATACAACTCAATCCAACTCTTGATTCGCATTATTTCAATATCTTTATCTAAAAAATAATTATTGATGAAAAAAGAATATCATAAAGAAAAATTACAAACTATTGTACTTTCTAATAAGGGAGGTATGGAAGTAACTGTACTTAATTTTGGTGGTGTGATTAGCTCTATTAAAGTGCCTATAAAGGGGAAAAAAGTAGAGTGTGTATTGGGATTCGACACGTTTGAAGAGTACGTAAGTGAGGCTTACCGCAAAGAGTATCCGTATCTTGGTGCGATTATAGGGCGTAACGCAGGTCGTATAAAGTACGGAAAAGTTATTATCGATGGCAAGGAAGTACAATTGAACTGCAATTTAGGAGAAAATCAAATACACGGAGGCTCAGTAGGCTTTGATAGTGTCTTTTGGGACGTAGTGGCAGTAAATAGGGGAGATGATAATTCTTCAGTAACCTTACAATATGTTTCTAAAGATGGCGAAGAGGGTTACCCAGGTGAGGTAACGGTGCGTGTAACCTATACGCTTACTTCCGATAACTGTTTGCGCATTGATTATCACGGCACCACCGATGCACCTACTATTTTAAATCTCACTCAGCATACGTATTTTAACCTCAATGAAAGCAATACCGATGTGCTTAACAATACCTTACAAATAAAAGCCGATAAGTACGTACCGTTAGAAGAAGGGTTCTTTACCCCTACAGGTGAACGCCCTCCTGTGGCTGGCACACGTTTGGATTACCGAAAAGGGCAAAAGGTATATGCTCATACTGATAACTCTTTTGTACGTGAGATTACCCCTGAGGAAGTAATGGCTACACTTACTAACGGAGAAGGTTCATTGGCAATGGAAGTGCGTACTAATCACCCTGTGTTGCATATCTATGCAGGATATTATTTACCTGAGTTGCAACCACCTCATCGCAAAACTATAGGGCAAAGCAGAGGGATTTGTTTTGAAGCACAAGGTTATGCCGATGCTACTAAACATCCACAGTTCGATAATGTAGTGTTAAGACCTAAAGAAGAATACAATTTCTTTACTGAATTTAAGTTTATGCACCTTTCGTAGAAGGTATAAGATACATAGAAGCATAAAAAAAGAGTCTGATATACAGACTCTTTTTTATGCTATTACCATTTAAAAATTAGCTTTTTTGTTCTTTATTGAAGTACACCAAATAGTAATACATTTGTTTTTCTTCGTCCCAACCTTTCTCAATAAACTTATCAACTGATTCTGGATTGATAAAGTCCATACGTATTTGGATATTAGTGTCTAAATCAATCACATTTTTAATTTTTTTGCGCACATCCGATACAGCCTTATTAACAATCGGAAAGGTTGATACATCTTCTATTTGGTACTTAGGTCCTTTCTCTACTTTGTAGTGCTTAAACTCTGGTATCAATTCAGGATTTTCAAACACTTCATTCATAAACGAGGTTTCTTCAAAATCATCATTCTTAGCGAAGTAATTAATAGCACGGTTCATAAACAAAACCTCTTCTTTTTTATCTTCAGCAGGCAAGATTACATCTTTGGCAAAGTCTTGGCTGAATTTTAAGTACTTTTTAGTATAGAAATTATCGTCTATTAACGCATCGACATTTAGAAAGTTCTCCAACCAATACTTAGTGTCGTAACGATTACTATCGATGGAAAGTATTTTGTATCCGTCCTCTTTATTCACATTAAAGATAATACAACCTTTATCCAATCGGTGAATGTTCACTCCCTCTTGGATAATCATCTCCAACTGGTTAGCCTGTTCTTCAAACTGCAAAAAGCTGTTCCTCATCTCCGATTTGAAGATACCTACTGCTTTTACCTTTTCATTATCTAAATAACTATCGTGAAGAAGCGCTACATACACCTCTCCGCTTTTGATATGTGGGTGATTAGACTGATTGTACAAGTGTTGCGCAATCTTCTTAGATTGCTCGTGAATAGAGCTCTCGTCCTCAAAAATAGGAGTTACCAGCTGGTAAAGCTCATTGAACTCAACATCGGTATCGTGTACTAAGTGAAAGTAGTTTTCTTCTTTTTCACGGAAAGGTTTAAAGAAGTATTCTTTCAGTAGCCCTATAATCTCATCGTTTAGTGCATATGGTTTTTCTGAAAGGAATAGAGGTTCTCCTTTGCTTAGATTACCTACCCTGTGAATAGAAAGTGTTTCAATGTTTGTTGTATATAAATTTAGCATAGTTACTTGTTATCTGTTACTATTACGTAATTAGTAGTATTCTTCTCCACTGAAACTTCCATAATCGTCTTCGTCGAGGTCAAAATCGTTAAATTCATCTTCAAACTCATCAAAATCATCAGCTACAAATGATTTCTCGGGAGCTTCAGCAGGAATAGAACCGTGAGCGTATATCAAAGCAGGATAAGAAACGCCTGTTTCTTCTTCATCAATCTCTACTAATTCTACGAAGAATGTCCACATCGACATAAAGTCGTATACGTACAATAGTTTAGGCTCTTCTTCACTTACTACCGATTCGATGGTTGTCTCTTCCATCAAGCGCATTTCTCCACTTTCTGATACATCAAAAAGGGTGA is from Capnocytophaga ochracea DSM 7271 and encodes:
- the recN gene encoding DNA repair protein RecN, with amino-acid sequence MLNTLSIKNYALIDDLKVDFPKGFIIITGETGSGKSIMLDALSLVLGKRADMSALRNKDEKCVIEAEFSLQNYEFQSLFNELEIDYDPQTIIRREILPSGKSRAFVNDSPVTLDVLSRLGEVLVDIHSQHQTLSLSESAFQFEIIDAMAENKSLLEEYQRLLVLLKNEQKKLQELIDFQQTANKEYDYNLHQLKELKSVTLGEGILEELEESYEEASNIEEIKENVAESLYLLNDENIGILNNLRELRRAFSNLTEYKQQYRELYERIDSAFLDLEDLSRDVADIDENIETDPENLEEISKQLNKIYSLQQKHKVTTVEELMSIQERLEKAVSKTESADFDLKEQQELVAKQQAETSKKATELHKTREKVIPTLTKQLESFMHELGMPNGRFDIKLTPTSHFFNNGNDELSFLFSANKGGDFGPLKKVASGGELSRIMLAVKAIMAAHTALPTIMFDEIDTGVSGEISQKMGDIMKQMSKNRQVFAITHLPQIAAKGAYHFKVFKEDITGKTTTHLKMLTEQERISELSEMLEGKNSGESARNHAIELLRKG
- the porD gene encoding type IX secretion system protein PorD, with the protein product MRKITLFLALIASSFSFSQELNAVVTVNTQQVNLSNRSVFKTLEKSLQEFINQTRWTDLKVRENERIRCSFTLVINKFENSHYEASLLVQSSRPVYNSAYQSPVFNLQDKEVAFDYQEFAPLTFNENAFESNLTSVIAYYAYLLLGFDADTFAENAGRPYFLKAQQIANIAQNSSYTGWADNGKNNRFLLINELISENYTDYHKALYQYHRLGLDIMSTDEKGGKEAIQNAIILLEKIPSLRLSSYAMILFFNAKTDEIASIYSGGMIFNTKMLKEALMKLAPTQVTKWNEIK
- the ribB gene encoding 3,4-dihydroxy-2-butanone-4-phosphate synthase; protein product: MNNIKLNSIEEAVEDIKKGKVVIVVDDENRENEGDFIAAAEKVTPEMINFMITNGRGLVCTPLTEKRCAELDLPMMVQNNTVLHETQFTVSVDLKGQGCTTGISAFDRAKTIQALVDPKTTPFDLGRPGHIFPLRAKEGGVLRRTGHTEATIDLTRIAGLKPAGILVEILNEDGTMARLPQLVEVAKKFDLKIISIEDLIAYRMRKDTLVIKKEDFLLQTPYGEFRLRAYEQTTNKQIHLAFTQGTWKADEPVLTRVHSSFISNDILEVIAGDKDNPLERIFRKINEEGKGAVIVINKEGYSKTLLQHITEIKEHQTGHPLPQVGKDTKDIGMGAQILNDLGIRKLRLLTNSKNASNYVGMSGYGLEITEEIPY
- a CDS encoding helicase HerA-like domain-containing protein, with protein sequence MAKIDSFKETMLAGYSFKGDYITLGGAIYEGQPIENVLVNLPLKTLNRHGLIAGATGTGKTKTLQVIAENLSKKGVPVLLMDLKGDLSGIAESGEVKPFILERLGKIGLDFQPQAFPTELLTISEQKGVRMRATVSEFGSVLLSRILDLSDVQEGVLAVVFKYCDDHALPLLDLKDLKKILQYATDEGKTDFEKEYGAVSKSSTSAILRKIVELEHQGAELFFGERSFEPADLMRTNAQGEGYVNIIRLTDIQDRPKMFSTFMLSLLAEIYTTFPEEGDMSKPKLVIFIDEAHLIFNEASKTLLNQLENIVKLIRSKGVGLIFCTQNPTDIPDAILSQLGMKVQHALRAFTAKDRKAIKLIAENYPSSEFYDTTDTLTSLGTGEALVTVLNEKGIPTPLVDTMMRAPMSRMDILSDSEIEALVGRSELVRKYNEVIDRESAYEILNKKIEDVRKEEEKQKEAKEAEKASAPKPSTQKTTTKRSGTNPLIKMVTSASFVRGVLGILNKIIKK
- the murB gene encoding UDP-N-acetylmuramate dehydrogenase — encoded protein: MQIPNTFNLKVQAEKYIPIHSEKELISALQEYHNPFVLGGGSNMLLTKNITQPVFHILLKGISTVKETDEYIWLKAQAGENWHQFVRYTLQQGYGGLENLSLIYGNVGTTPVQNIGAYGVEIKDVMESCETIEIHTLQKRIFTNAECAFAYRESIFKGKEKGNYIITSVTFKLTKKNHQLHTQYGAIQQVLSERGITKPTPEELSDAIITIRESKLPNPNVLGNCGSFFKNPIVLKTDYEKLQQQYPEIPCYPVNETEVKVPAGWLIDRSGLKGYRKGDAGVHKHQALVLVNYGEATGEEILAVANYVKTQVREKFGIALEFEVNIF
- a CDS encoding aldose epimerase family protein; translated protein: MKKEYHKEKLQTIVLSNKGGMEVTVLNFGGVISSIKVPIKGKKVECVLGFDTFEEYVSEAYRKEYPYLGAIIGRNAGRIKYGKVIIDGKEVQLNCNLGENQIHGGSVGFDSVFWDVVAVNRGDDNSSVTLQYVSKDGEEGYPGEVTVRVTYTLTSDNCLRIDYHGTTDAPTILNLTQHTYFNLNESNTDVLNNTLQIKADKYVPLEEGFFTPTGERPPVAGTRLDYRKGQKVYAHTDNSFVREITPEEVMATLTNGEGSLAMEVRTNHPVLHIYAGYYLPELQPPHRKTIGQSRGICFEAQGYADATKHPQFDNVVLRPKEEYNFFTEFKFMHLS
- a CDS encoding nucleoid-associated protein translates to MLNLYTTNIETLSIHRVGNLSKGEPLFLSEKPYALNDEIIGLLKEYFFKPFREKEENYFHLVHDTDVEFNELYQLVTPIFEDESSIHEQSKKIAQHLYNQSNHPHIKSGEVYVALLHDSYLDNEKVKAVGIFKSEMRNSFLQFEEQANQLEMIIQEGVNIHRLDKGCIIFNVNKEDGYKILSIDSNRYDTKYWLENFLNVDALIDDNFYTKKYLKFSQDFAKDVILPAEDKKEEVLFMNRAINYFAKNDDFEETSFMNEVFENPELIPEFKHYKVEKGPKYQIEDVSTFPIVNKAVSDVRKKIKNVIDLDTNIQIRMDFINPESVDKFIEKGWDEEKQMYYYLVYFNKEQKS
- a CDS encoding IS1096 element passenger TnpR family protein, translated to MVYKFRVILDVKEDVFRDIIIQGEATLEDLHNVINQSFGFAGDEMASFYLTDEDWNQGEEITLFDVSESGEMRLMEETTIESVVSEEEPKLLYVYDFMSMWTFFVELVEIDEEETGVSYPALIYAHGSIPAEAPEKSFVADDFDEFEDEFNDFDLDEDDYGSFSGEEYY